In Oreochromis aureus strain Israel breed Guangdong linkage group 6, ZZ_aureus, whole genome shotgun sequence, the genomic window aaataaggattattttgaatcacgcaaagctactctagcataatccaagaataaaaatatggagttGAAATTGAGGATTTTAAATTACATCCCCTCCCCGTCTCTTCAGCATGTACTTACCCCTTGCCCACCCTCCTCTCTGGCACGGATGCTCTGTAGCAGGTCAGTGATGATCGAGGCAGCGTGCTGACACTGGTCTGGTGGACCCATAATATGAGCAATCTTATCAGGACCTGTACCATCATCTGTAAAGAGTAAGAAAATGACAGTTCGGTTTATTGATGAGGGTCCACactgagacaaaaacaaacaaacctaaacaaaacaaaacaaaacaaacaaaactgccaGCCACCAATATTGAGTAGATGTATGTATGGTATAAGTGTGAACATCCTAGAATACTTCCTTCTGAGTTATCACACCCACAAgactttcagaaaacttgagctctgaccttgacctcaaggtcaaaGTCACGATTCAAACTCATCCAAGATTTGTAGCAGATGCACCTATGGTATGAATTTCAAAACTCTGTCATCTCATTTTAGAGTTATCGTATTCCCAAACTTGGTTGTCCATGTCGCCCACCTGCCCACTGGGGTGAAGacatttttcaattttattaCATGCAGTGAAAGTAGAGTGAGAGAGTGTACCTGgtttaaactgtattttcacGCCAGCATCACTCTGGATCTTCTTGATCATCTCTCCACTGCGACCAATCACAACTCCCACAGAGTGCCGCGGGACAGCTATCtgtaacattaaataaatacttAACCATTCAGAGTTGATGTGTCTCACTTATAGAACtatgaaacacacacattagTCTGAACGTTTAGCTGTAACTGTGCTGCTCAAATTCAAACACACTGTCTTTACTCACTTCTATGCCCCCTCCTCCCATCCTTGATCCATATTCGTTCCTCTCTCCAAAACCCTGATGATCCCTCTCCTGTAGGATCTCATTAACCATCTCCTTAGCTTGCTAGAAAggcaacacaaagaaaaatttTAACCAACAGCAGCTTAACATATTTCCCACAAAACTGAAACCACTGAACCCAAAAAGGTACCTGGACTTTGTATGGGTCTCCAATGATACGAAGAGGTTTATCTATGTTGGGTGGCTGCGACGCATCTTGGATAAGAATCATTTTGACTCCAGCTCGCTCCTAAGAATTAAGGAAGAGGTATGTTACAGACACGTGACAGATTAACCAAACTTTGGCACATTAGACCGTCCATTTGTTGCACTGGGATTTCCTACTATGTGATATGTCAGATGTTATTTGTAATAATAATTTTCTTCCAAATATTTCTCCCTCATCtgagaattaaaaacaaacttcaGGAGATGGTCtaaatgtgtttaaagtcaCTTTAAATGACCTTGAGTTACCTCAGGTTCTAAATGTTACTCCTGATTATTAAGGCCTTTCTTGGcacaaatcaaatcaattaaCTGTTCTGCTGTTTTAGGTTTCCCTAGCTTTAAGTTTGCTACTTTAATTATATACTTGTGCATTTTATGTGCACATTTGTTTGCGTTACTAGTTTATGCAACCACTGATCTCTGCACTCTTGCAAAAGCAATGCTGCTAGCCATcttttcctggttaaataaataatcatcACCATCTGTATAACTGAATGCTGCATCGTCACCTGCAGTTGTTTGATAGTCTCTCCTCCTTTGCCGATAATAAGGCCAGCCTTTCCAGCAGGGATTATCATCTCTTGCATGGAACTTGACTGACCGTTGGTTGACTCGTGACCTCTGGACACAATATCATCTAGAAGCGCCCTGGCTCTCCTGCAAGCAAATTCATATCAAAGAAGGGTCATGAAATGATTGAAGAACACAAGGTTAATGTGGCACAAAAGCAACCTAGTTAACATTTCACACCATTATTGCAGAAAGTCCAAGCAACTTTTAAAGCACACAGTATGGCATTGCCTCAGAAAGCTGCAAGGATTCGAACAGGTAACCCTGCCAAATGTTTATAATAAGGACTATCTCCCAATGTGACTGTAGGTACGACCTAGGACCAACCAACAGGAATGCTGCATGAAATAACACGctgatccaaaaaaaaaaaaaaaaaaagtttggaatTCCACCAAAGGAAGTTCAGCCAAGTTGAGGCAGAAGTAGTTTGTTTTGTATGCTGTGTATTCAAGCTGTTATCACGATTGCCTCAAGGAGGACAAAGAATGGGAACAAACAACAGCAGAGTCACAGCCCATGattcaatattttttaaatcactatGCAGTCAACCTGTCTTGTTGTCCTAGACAAGCTTCATTAGATCTATGTTGCACAGAGTGCCTTGGAACTTATAAAGCTTCTGACATCTTATAGTATCCAAGCAGTAACACAACATGTCCAAATCCCTGACAGCACGCCAACTTTCTTCTGTCACCTAAAGATTCATGGCATACATACAATAGCAAACAAACAATGATTAGTTTAAGGACCATATTTGTGGTTTAAGCTTAATAAAGGACACAGACAACACAGAGTCGTGTCTTAGAAGCCAAACTCAGCACAACAGTACAAACCACTGAAACTTAACAAGTACACAGGAAATAGAAATTTCACACAATCTAAAGGTACACCAGGAGGTTTGTCTATCATTTAACTAGGCTGGCCATCAATCTCTTGTCACTACTTCTCCCTACAGATATtaataatgaaacaaaatttACCACAAACCAAACTTCTTGACAGCTTTTCCCAATACTCAAAAGACTTAAAGGACCAACTTACTGTATGGCATCGGGTGATCCTGTGAGGGAAATACTTCTTTCTGGCAGACCCACACTGTCTGTGGATTGATATGATAATAATTATAAATCAAAAGGGACGATGGTATATCGATAGGGCACCGGTTACTTAACTATTCACAGCTCACCGTGAGCAATTTGGACTTTGCAGCCAGATTCTTGCTGAATTTTGTTAATCTGTTCGCCTCCTCGCCCAATGACTTTAAGGAAAACAGAAGAATGTTGAGTTTAGTCTGAACATGCGTAACACAGCAACACGGGAATAATTTGTACAGTTTATGAAGGGTTTGTCTACTCACTGAGCCCAACCATGCTATCAGGCACCCTGCACTCTTCTGTCATTGTGGAGGGCcttacactgcagacacatgaTCATGAATAATTAATGACATATAGTGTTTCAACAATAAACAGCAAAAGGTGTtcacataaagaaaaataaaagtcaaaccTTTGCTGGGACAGAGCAGCTAGCTGAGCTCCAATAGCTGTAAGAGATTCAAAACTGGTGAGCAGGTGGAAATTGAGCAAAAAGGAGTTATTGTAACTACAGAATTATTTAACGTACACATTGCAGaatctctttcactctgtgatGCTACCTTCTTGGCATCGGGTTCATCtggaaacaaaaataacagtgaGTCTTTAAAGTGGAGTAAAGGAAACTGGAGACAGAGTCCAAGTTTGATCAGATTTTCTACCTCCTTCTTCCAGGGATCGTTTCTGTGATGTGAACGGATAGCTCTCAGCTCCTCCGTTGTTTGTTGTCATGGGCACACCGTCACCACCAATTTTAGCTGCAATCTGGAAAGAGGGGAATACTGGATTAAATCAGACAACTTTGCAAAGACACCATTAAGACATCTGAAATTTGTCGAATTTGGTAAGAAATCTTTGACATTGCTTGGACATGTTCAGCTCATGTCATATAAATAAAAGATCTTCACATTTAAAACTGCAATCAACAGACACATGAAGATATGTTTAACTGTGAGGAGATAATGTAGTGCTAATAAACGATGCTCCCACAGTATTCAGGGGTTTGGGTTATTTGTTACAAAGAAAGAGTAGAAAGTTTGAAAGATGTGAGCATGTGCCAGGCTGGGAGGAATAAACTACCAATAATATTGGAGTGTATTAAATCCCTCCAAAACTGATCCTCATTCTcttaatattatatataattgaCTACAGATTTATATCAGACTTTTCATTAACCCTTCACTGTACAGTGCTGATATGGACTCTGTCTTGTTTAAGCGTTACTGGTACAAATGATTTAGTTATTATTTTAACTCTGGTTATTCTTACAGTCAAAAACAATGTTTAGTTCTGCTCCACATTATAAATCAAAAAGATGTGATCCCCAGGTCTTTTAATGTCCCTTTTGTATCACAgataaatggtttaaaaaaagctttcatGTGTCAAGCAGCTTCCGTTTGGAATAAGTTATCTTTAAATGTCCATTTTATCACTGTTTTAAACAAACTTTGTTTTGACTTCTTATGTTTTCAGTAAGTctatttgtttccatttctaTGTCTATTCAGTATGTTCATTTATTTCTTCTCTAACTGAATAACTTAATAGGTTTGTTTTGTATGAAGGTGTAGTTTAATTTGCTTTTTATTATTGGTTATTGTTGGTTTGTCTTTGTTGTGGTATGCATTATAATAAATATCCTACCACTTGTTGTATAAATGTTTGTTCTGACTCCCTGGGCTTATCCACATATAATTGATCAAATATTAAGTACTTAGTATAATATTAGAAGCCACTTTGAAAGATGAGCCTTTGTGACTGTCCCCCAAATTAATGGAAGCACAACAGTCAGACAACCCCACACTAATTTATATGTAATAAATCAAAAGAAGCTAATCTGAAAATACTCCAATGCAAACAGTCCCTTCAATTATCACAAATAACCTTCAACGATCTtaatttaacaaacaaaattgtttaatattatatatattcaaCATCTCAAAATTTAAGCGTCATCAGATAAAATAGACGacgtgtgttttttttattgttgaaataAACAACTATACATGTTAATGAAAGTAGTCAttagctgaaaaacaaccctttacagtgaaaaaaagtaAACGATGGCTCCTGAACTCTTTTCAGTCAATGATCTACATGAATCAAAACAGCCATAATGCTATAATACAGTTACCTACTAAACGCCTCATAAATGAGGGGAGATGATCCCCATATAACAGCTAACTGTTAACTAACGGGTAATAAGTAAACGTTGCTTACTTAGCCCAAGTTCACTAAATTTACCTCAAGGATCGCGGTAGGGacaaacatttcatttatgtAACAGAGCCATGCTAACATGCACAACCTCAATTGCCTCGATCTGAACAGAAAGTAGGGCAAATGAATGGCTTTGCTATTAGCTAGTGTGCTACCTCGCTAACTAAAGCTAACGTTACAGCTCGTTATGCTAGCTGTGGTTTCCCAGCAGCTAACTAGCTCGCCGGCTCACTCCTCTCGTAGTCGAGCGCTTGGATTACCTGTCTGGCTCGCTGAACGGCATCTGCGAAAGCGTCGTTTTTCATTCCTGCTCCGACTCCATTTGATGGCAGAGAGCTGTAATCAGACATGCTGCTCCCAGAGGGCtaacacacacgcgcgcgcgcgcgcacacacacacacgggggaGGGGGCGGGGGGCAGGCAGGCTGGACAGCTTTGGCCGGGTCGAGCTGCGCAGAAGCGGGAAGGTTAACAGGAGCGTACAGGGAGACACCGATGTGTGTGAGATCTCCTACCACGCCGGCAAACTTCCCTGCTTGAAATAACCAATCATTGCATCTTCGACCCCgggttttcttcttcctcttccttgtACCTTTGAGGGTTAAATGGTTAAAAATctcaaacacaataaaaaatgtcgCCTCCATCTGGACTGGAGTGTAGTTGCACTGAAATACCACAGAAACCGATGTGTAGTGATCTCAATGGTTTTTCTTTCCATGTTTTAAAGTAATTGTGGGCTTTTAAGTGTAATTTTAGATTAATAACATTATATCAGATATGTAATTTGTTTATGTAGAGATACACCATGAAGACTTTGCAATGGATGcttaaatttatatttatgtaattgcTGATACAGATAATAAGATACTTGTCCTTTAGATGAGTCATTGCACTGTTAAAATTTGTTCATGTGGCAATAAATATGGGGAGAAATTATTCAGCAAAAGACATCTGCTAGAGAAATTATGGTGTCAGAATATTTCTCCCACTCAGCGATTATATGCTTTGTCCCTTTGTGGCTTCCACTGCTGGCTCTTTAGTGAAGTCTGAAGTGGCTTTGGCCATTTGTGGCTACCCTTTGACTCTGGTCCTGACAACCACACTGCCAAATCATTCAACTAAAGAAACGTGACAAAGAGTATAAGGTCAACTTTTGACTTATCAAtaggtcagaagtttacatacatTCATAATGGTCATGAATGTTGTGGTAACTTTGTTTTTTGatgatttctttaaatcttCCAAGGTGAcgtgattgtacagcatacatctttcatgactttaaaaaataaaaacttgctTAGTGCCTTAGCAAGATGCACCTCGGCCAAACAActcttcttggcagaattggAGTTCATTTAAACTGGTTGGTTTCCTGGCACAGATCCATTTTCAATAGAGTTTAGAACTTTGGGGAGGCCATTCTAGGAgctttagaatagaatagaatagaatagaatagaatagaatagaatagctttttattgtcactgttacaagaacaatgaaacacagtttggcatctTTCCATTGTGTGTAATACACAATAACATAAGTATCTACACAATAACACaggtatttacatttacacaagaaagagtgtaaaagtgtaatgtccatgagtctTGGCAGTGCAGTTAATCTTCAATCACgttggaggtagggcatgtttgacagcctgtgggtagaAGCTTCTATTGAgtctgttttttgcttttatgtttATTGCCTGCTTTATCCATTCCTGCACCAGTTTCAATATGTGTTTGGGATCAGTGTCGTGTTGAAACACCGAACTGTGTCCGAGTTTGAACTGTGTAGCTATTGATCTGAGGTGAAAttgaagaatttggaggtaATCCTCTTCCTTCATTATTATCAACTAGTGTCCCAATTGAACAGTCTTGACCTTTAGAAGAACTAAATTATATACTGTAAGGTCCAGaattctgaatttaaaaaatcctcATATTGTATTGCAAATCAAGAAAAATCTGACAATTTCAAAGGTTtggaaaaatttaaaaactcagtgcagaataaaaatgtcttcactGGCGTTCAACAGCTTCTAGACTGCAATGAAGTGCTCTCCTGGATAACTGCAGGAAATTATTTGGAAATTCACAAAAGAATTACTTCTCATAGGAAACGGTAAGAACAAACCCCACAAttaattacatttgaatttaattgCATAATTGCTGTATATCAGGTAAAAATAACAAGCTGGGGTTTAGTAGGAGTGTTATTAAAGTCTGATTACATCTTTTAACACACAGTCATCAAATACAAGGAGcattcaataaaaacaaattacaaagTTCTTTTAGTTCActgctttcattttatttttcattcatacATATTTTGAATACTGAGAAAAAATGTTCACAGGCATTAAATACTATTATTGTTTCATGATACAGACAAAGATAAGTCTTAGTAtagtgtttatgaaaataatgTATATGGCACTGGCCCATGTAGTAAGAAAGCATTCAAATACTTCTCTGCATAAGAACAGTGATGTTACCCATGAGCATTTTGCCAAAGAAGTTATCTGAAACAATCTGTGCTCCTTGATATTGCTTTGGCAGTTCATCTTCTGTAAACCATGAAGTCTTTGGGTGTGCTTTATTCAGTAGTAACTCTTCTAGGAAATGCATGACAGAGTGCCTCTTCTCCTGTTTTCACCAGCCCCATTTCGCTTTTGTACACAAAATCATTTAATGGTTTAAGTTCAGTAGTTTTTTCATTACCTATTGCTTTGCTTTACTAATTGTGGCCCTTTTAAGTCAGGAGTGTACCTCCACCCTACATATTCCACATGTACAAGGACTGATCCCCCCAGCTCAGTTACTGTGTATACTGTTTAAGACACATCACCTGTGGTGTACACACAATGGTTGGCAATACCGCAGTATAAGTGCAATGTGTGCAGGGCTTTTTAATAACTTGATTTCCATGGAGTCCAGAAAACATGAGTATGGTGGCAGGGTGTGGTTTGTGGTGCAGCggcaggggaggggtggagcagAGGGTTCAGGGGCAGTGCCAGGGGCGATTGGCACTGCTGCCAGTCATCAGCTAATCATGACCTCCCTTATTTACACAGTAGGACGTTGGGACCGGTGGTGTGAAGCAGAGAGAGAAATCAGAGCGACGCAGACGGAGGAAAGGGCGCTGTAAAGTGTGACCACTAAATCACTAATTGTGAGAATAAACGGTGCTTgcacagttgaaactgagagTCTGGAGTCGTGTGGTGTGTTTCTCGTGACCACTGTGTTACAGTTTCTTCAACTTGCATTGAGTGTTTGTGTCTATTGTTTGTGTAATTGTGATTAGCAGAAGTTTCCACTTGCTTGGCAAGAAAAGATGTGAAGACAGGTCTGCCTGTCCAAAAGATTGTACCATCAATTTTGTTCAAGTCAAATGCAACCTTGATGTTACAGCAGGCTCAAGAGGAAGTGTCAAGAATGCACCCACAAGGCTGTGAAGAATGTATCCTAAAGACACCACAGGCTACACCAGCCCAGCCAGTTTCAGAGGACCCAGGTGACCGGAGCTTTGTGTCGCTGGGTTGTGTTTTCAGTCACCTAACTGCACAGTGGCACATCTGTGGCCTTAGTGGCCTTCTATTTGACCTGCCTCACTTTACTCCATATCCTCCTGCAAAGAGTTTAGGTTGAGTGACCCTCATCATTGTGGTCATCAGGTCTGTATGTTAGCAACCTTTATCATTCCTTTTCACAGAGGCTGAGGCTTTAGGCTTGGCCTCTGAGTTTCCAGCCACAGCTTTGGCCCAGGCTCTTGATCAGACAGGGTGGTGTGTTCTTATGACTACGGAGTAGTTCAAGCAAAGTTGAAACAGAGTTCAATGTGAGACAGGTGGATTCCCTCATCTGCACAGCCCCTGACATTCTCCAGTTTCTACAAGTCCCTCTTAGCTTTGAGGGGACTGATTGCAGCCATGAAAACAACCTTTGCTGGTACTCATAAACTAGCACCTGTACTGCCTGGTTTGCCAAAAGTGCTTGTAGTGTTATGCTTTGCTGTCCTGCCATGGGATTTGGAGGTAATGGTTCTGTGTTCATGCTGGTTGTGGTGTCAGCTGAAAGACTGTGAGAACGTCAGAGCTTTCAGTACACAGGTAGTGTTGCAGCTGGCTGCCAGATTATGCAGGCGGTGCTTTATCCAAACCCTCCACTTCACCTTAAGGTCTTGTTTTCAAGATGTATCTTTTTCAGACTCGTGTTCAGAGATCAGTAGGTGAACTACTTGTCTGTAACAGACCAGACTGCCTGGGGAAACCTGTCACTGGATTGTTGAGATGATCTAGTATTCATTTAAACGGGCAGGCCAGGACCTGCAGAGTGCATGTTTTTCCTCGAGGAGTTCTACCACCTCATGGGCTTTACTGCAGGATGTGTTTCTCACAGAAATTTTTTACAGGAGCCTTTTGGACGAACCTGTCCACTTTTACCACTTTTACCTAAAAGTGAATTAATTGAAAAATGCATGCTGGACTCTGTAGCACATGGCTCACATATGGTTGAGaatgatgttgttttttcaCTGTAGCCAAGTGGCTTTCCTTACATTTGCAAGTAGCCGTAGTGCTTGGGAGGGGCAGCTAACCCTTGGTAGCATCTTGGACCAAAACCATGAGCATATGCTTATGTGTAGAAGAACTCTACAATCACACTAATACTCAGCTGCCATTTTGTGCTACATTTGCTTCGTTTCCTAACCGTGTTTCTTACAGAGTCCTCATATACATTGAAAATGGGTGGAGAGAGAGCCTTGATACATAAGAGAACAGTTGGTTACTTTGTAACCTAGGTTCTCTGACTCTATAGCCAATCAGTGATGTCTCTTAAAGAGTATCCCCAGGGAGATCAGACCCcttacatgtaaaatatgtggGACTGGGAGACCCTGTAAGTCTCTCTACTTAGAGAAAATTGGTTACGATGTAACCAATCATTCCTCTCACTTACAAATGAGGAAATTGGATCAGCCCTCCATCTTCTCTAAGTACcacctggaagaaaaaaaataatgttgtaGCAATATAATATGGTTTCCAAGATCGGCTATACCTTTTACCTGTTCTCAGTCAAGTTCATGCAAATCCTCGTCTGTCCAGGTCACTCCAGCAGCAAAATGTCAGTCTGTTAGCTTTCACACATCTGCTGGCATGCATCGCAAAGCAATCACACGTGAAAAGCTTCCAGCAGCTGCCAGATCACGTCATACTGTATATATAACATACAGTATATATGTTGATTTCTCTCATCTttatcttcaaaataaaagacttaCATTCTCTTGTATCATTCAGAAGCCTGTCTACCCATGCACTTCCAACAGCTTGCAGGTAAAAAGCACCACAATTTCTCCTTTTGCTATCCCTTTCCTTTTCCTACCCTCCTACCCTCTATATCCACTCCCAGGAATATCCTTGTGTATTCATAGACGACATAGGACACGCTCACAGCGGGGATGACTTTGAGCAGGTTGGGAGAAATTCCTCGATAAAGTCCAGTAACGCCCTCCTGGCTCAAAATGTTTTGAAGCAACGTCAACATAGAGACTTTAGGGGCTCCCTTCACTGAAGCTGTTGGGAGAGAAAAGAGATGAGCCACATCAAGATACTTTTAACACAAGGGGCACAATATGGTCTTCATCTGATGGAGCTGAACATGTCAATCCTACATATTTCTGAACTTGTTATAAACACTAAGCAAACTCTGTTGAAAGAAAACTGAGCTAAAGACTCTGGAAAAGAGTTAAGAAATATACCTTGAACTAAGAtgttctttgtttcctttttttggtcAAGCTACTGTTTAAAAGCCCTGTGGTGGCTAGACATCTTGCTAACAGGCGATTTATGATTCTGTTTTAAatttatgttttaaatttatGCCATAAGTACACGGTAACCTGATTTACATCTCCCTGGAAATCTAATGACATAGATGCATAGATGCAACCTGTGACTATTGTGATTGGACTTTTCAGTACTGTTGATTTCTCCTGTGGATTTCCAAAGAAATGGAAATAATTTGTTtgcctataaataaaagaacctGACCAGAACAAATAGAAGGGACACAGGAAAAAAGACCCAACACTTTATTTCTTTCTATTATGGCTGGGGCAACATATAACTAACTAACCCATAAAATACCCCACGAAAGCATGAATTCTGCTAAAGGATTCAGCCACTTATGTAGGTTGCATCGTAGGCTTTACAAAGATTTAcagcagaagtctaaatcagcCCTAAGACAGTTATTCCAAGAACGTGCACAGCCCCTCAGAACTGTAATTGTCAATAACCAAAGCATAAGACAATATTTCTTCGAGACGGCATCAGATTATATTGGAGTACTTGTCCATTTCAGCTGTATTAGCACACTAAAAGAGTTGCCCA contains:
- the LOC116330680 gene encoding far upstream element-binding protein 2 encodes the protein MSDYSSLPSNGVGAGMKNDAFADAVQRARQIAAKIGGDGVPMTTNNGGAESYPFTSQKRSLEEGDEPDAKKVASQSERDSAMSIGAQLAALSQQSVRPSTMTEECRVPDSMVGLIIGRGGEQINKIQQESGCKVQIAHDSVGLPERSISLTGSPDAIQRARALLDDIVSRGHESTNGQSSSMQEMIIPAGKAGLIIGKGGETIKQLQERAGVKMILIQDASQPPNIDKPLRIIGDPYKVQQAKEMVNEILQERDHQGFGERNEYGSRMGGGGIEIAVPRHSVGVVIGRSGEMIKKIQSDAGVKIQFKPDDGTGPDKIAHIMGPPDQCQHAASIITDLLQSIRAREEGGQGGPPGPGAGMPPGGRGQGRGQGNWGPPGGEMTFSIPAHKCGLVIGRGGENVKSINQQTGAFVEISRQPPPNGDPNFKLFTIRGSPQQIDHAKQLIEEKIEAPLCPVGGGPGPGGPPGPMGPYNPNPYNAGPPGGAPHGAAPGGPQYSQGWGNAYQQWQAPNPYDPNKAAADPNAAWAAYYAQYYGQQPGGTMPAQNPGAPAAGASPGDQSQAAQTAGGQPDYTKAWEEYYKKMGMTQPAGGAAAAPGTAAAPTAAAAGGAAPGGQQDYSAAWAEYYRQQAAYYEQTGQAPGQAAAPQQGQQAQ